From Carya illinoinensis cultivar Pawnee chromosome 5, C.illinoinensisPawnee_v1, whole genome shotgun sequence, one genomic window encodes:
- the LOC122308991 gene encoding UDP-glycosyltransferase 74B1 gives MEKEYAGHVVVIPYPSQGHINPLLQFAKRLASKGVRATLATTRYTTKSICAPNIGVEPISDGFDVGGFAQALNGDLYLKSFKANGSRTLSELIHKYQESSSPVTCVVYDSFLPWALDVATQHGIYGASFFTNSATVCHIFCLKHLGILSLPVNLENEPLLVPGLPPLNFLDLPSFLKFPESYPAYMAMKLNQYSNLHMADWIFCNSFEELEGEAAESISQLWPAKLIGPMVPSAYLDGRIEDDIGYGASLWEPLSKECIKWLEKKPPRSVLYVSFGSMVSLTAEQMEEIARGLQESGSYFLWVVKESEQAKLPEGFVEYSAKEKGLLVTWCNQLEMLAHQAIGCFVTHCGWNSTLEGLSLGVPMVGVPQWADQLTDAKFVGEIWEVGLRAKEDEKGVVRKEEFVMCLMEVMEGERRHEIKKNAMKWRELAKQSVSEGGSSEKRINEFVEQLMLRVNDKTTGELAN, from the exons atggagaaagagTACGCGGGTCACGTTGTAGTGATCCCATATCCGAGCCAAGGCCATATCAACCCTCTCCTCCAATTTGCAAAACGTTTAGCCTCCAAAGGAGTCCGGGCCACCTTAGCTACAACTCGCTATACAACCAAGTCTATCTGTGCACCAAACATCGGCGTCGAGCCCATTTCGGATGGCTTCGACGTGGGTGGCTTTGCGCAGGCGCTAAACGGGGACCTCTATCTAAAGTCATTCAAGGCTAATGGCTCAAGAACCCTATCTGAACTCATTCATAAATACCAAGAATCGAGCTCTCCTGTCACTTGTGTTGTTTATGATTCGTTTCTGCCATGGGCGCTTGATGTTGCTACTCAACATGGTATTTACGGGGCCTCCTTCTTCACCAATTCGGCCACTGTATGCCATATATTCTGTCTCAAACACCTGGGCATCCTTTCGCTGCCAGTAAATCTGGAAAACGAACCTCTGTTGGTTCCTGGCCTGCCTCCTTTGAACTTTCTCGACCTGCCAAGTTTTCTTAAGTTTCCAGAAAGTTACCCAGCCTACATGGCCATGAAATTGAATCAGTATTCCAACTTGCACATGGCTGATTGGATATTTTGCAACAGTTTCGAAGAATTAGAAGGCGAG GCAGCGGAAAGCATATCACAGCTGTGGCCAGCAAAGTTGATCGGTCCAATGGTTCCATCGGCTTATTTGGATGGGAGAATTGAAGATGACATAGGATACGGAGCAAGTCTGTGGGAGCCACTAAGCAAAGAGTGCATCAAATGGCTAGAAAAAAAGCCACCTAGGTCAGTACTTTATGTCTCCTTCGGAAGCATGGTCTCCTTGACAGCAGAACAGATGGAGGAGATTGCTCGGGGCCTGCAGGAGAGTGGCTCATATTTCCTCTGGGTCGTGAAAGAATCTGAGCAAGCTAAATTGCCTGAAGGGTTCGTGGAGTACTCGGCAAAAGAAAAGGGTCTGCTGGTGACATGGTGCAACCAACTAGAAATGCTGGCGCACCAAGCCATAGGTTGCTTTGTAACGCACTGTGGGTGGAACTCAACCCTCGAAGGGCTTAGCCTTGGAGTGCCGATGGTGGGAGTGCCTCAGTGGGCTGACCAATTGACTGATGCCAAGTTTGTGGGGGAGATTTGGGAGGTGGGGCTCAGAGCCAAGGAGGATGAGAAGGGAGTTGTGAGAAAAGAAGAATTTGTAATGTGTTTGATGGAAGTAATGGAGGGAGAGAGGAGGCATGAgattaagaaaaatgctatGAAATGGAGGGAGTTGGCTAAACAATCAGTCAGTGAAGGAGGGAGCTCTGAAAAGCGTATTAATGAATTTGTGGAGCAGTTGATGTTACGTGTTAATGATAAAACTACAGGAGAATTAGCAAATTAG